Proteins from a genomic interval of Carboxydocella sporoproducens DSM 16521:
- a CDS encoding cation transporter, whose translation MAQVVINVEGMSCGHCKMAVEKALKQVGGVTEAVVDLAAKQVTVTYDENQTGLAALHAAIEEAGYDVVK comes from the coding sequence ATGGCCCAGGTAGTCATCAATGTCGAGGGCATGAGCTGCGGCCATTGTAAAATGGCAGTGGAAAAGGCGCTGAAGCAGGTTGGTGGGGTCACTGAGGCTGTAGTGGATCTGGCAGCCAAACAAGTGACAGTTACCTATGATGAAAATCAAACTGGTTTAGCTGCTTTGCATGCTGCCATTGAAGAGGCCGGCTATGATGTAGTCAAGTAA